Part of the Methanoregula sp. UBA64 genome, CCGAGGGCGATCTGGTAAAAGAACGAGGGGTTGGGGATAAAGAAGATAATGAGGGGCAGCCAGCGGAACCGGTCAAGGAGGAGCGTTCCAATCGCATACACGGTTACGGCCGCGATGCCAAGAACCGTCGGCAGGGCGAGGTTGAACGCAATGTTCGAGGGCACCCCGCTCACTATGCCAAGGCAGCCGAACATCCAGTAGCCCAGATAGTAGTATACATCAAGCGATCCCCCGGCAAACCAGGGATCGAGCGGTGGCACGACGGGGTTCAGCATCACGGACGCAAGGAAACCGTGGTCCATGAACTTTTCTGCATACGAGATGGTCGGGTTGACATACCTGACCGCGAGCATCAGAAAGAAAAAGACGAGAAATACCAGTTCCCAGCGCCATTCTTTTTTTACTGCCTCAAAAGAGTACTCCCTCTTGTATACGTGGTAAGCGAGGAGCAGGAAGAACGGTACAAGGGCAAGCTGGACCGGGATCCGGGCAAGACCGCAGTACCAGGTAAGGAAGGTAAAGATCAGGAGGGAAGCAGCAAAAGATAAGGGAAATGCGTACTCCCTGAGGCATTTTTTAAGCGTCGGGTATACGGAGATCTGGAGGAAGCTCACCACGATCAGCCAGCAGACGACCGAAAGGATACCGGTTTCAGGAGTCAGGTGCTTTTCCCCCGCCGAGTTTCTCGTTTAAGGCAGTTTTGATGGTGGAGATCACCCAGTCGCTCCCCAGGTACTTGATCGAGACAATGCCGCCGATTGCGGTGATCAGGTTCTTGATGAGCTCGTGATCGATGATAGCGATCGAGACTGCCGTTGCATACGGAACGCCCGCAATACCCAGGGTCGCTGCCACGGCAAATTCGTACGTGCCGATACCGCCCGGCGTGATCGGTATGGCCTTGACCAGGTTCCCGATAACAATGGCAAGGACCACGATGGCAAACGATATCTGCTGCCCGAACATGAGGACAACGCAGAAACAGACCAGGATATCCAGAATCCAGATGACGATCGAGGAGAAACTCAGGATAACTATCGAGGAAAGGTTAAGCGAGGCTCTCCGGATCTCGTCAAGCATGGTCAGGAAATACCTGACATATTTGTTGGTGGTGGTAAGCTTCCCGACAAAGATCAAAAAAATGAAGAATACTCCCCCGATTACGAGGGGTATAAGGATATAGAGATCGATCCAGTCGGGGACATTGGGGATAAAGAAAAACGCGATTGCCCCGAGCAGGGCAACGGTGATGATATCAAAGACCCGCTCGACAACAATGGAGGAAATGCCTTCTGAGTAGGTTGTCTTGTATTCGTGCTTGAGGATAAAGATCCTGACAAAATCCCCCAGGCGGGCGGGGACGATCAGGTTGACGGTCTGGCTCACAAAAACACAGGCCGTTGCCACTGCAACCTTGACCCGGTAATTCAGGCCAAGCAGGATCCGGTGGTACCGCCACCCGCGCAGCCACCATGCGGCAAGGCAGATAAGTACCGCAAGTACGAAATAGGCAGGGACGATATGCTGGAGCGAGACGATGAGGTTGTCCCAGACCATATACAGCATATAGGCCAGAATCCCGATGGCAATCAGGGACGGGATGAGGATCGCGCTAATCTTTCGATACATGGATCTGCCACCAGAGCTGCAGGATTGCGGATCCCATCCCGAAGACATCTTTTACCCGGACGGTTGTACCTTTCCCCGCACGCCACTTCACCGGAAACTCGGTCACCGTAAACCCTGCTTTTTGTGCTCTCACCAAAAGCTCGGTATCCCAGAACCAGTGGTTCGACCGGATTGTCGGGAGGACGGGAAGGATCGTTGCCTTGTTGAATGCCTTGAAGCCGCACTGGTGGTCGAAGAGTCTGCTCCCCAAGATAGTTCTGACGAGGAAATTGTACGACCTGCTTGCAATCTCGCGACCACCAGTCCTTTTAATATCGCTTTTTGGGAGGAGACGCGAACCCGTAGCGATATCAGCGCCGTTCTCTATTGCAGCGACCAGTTCCGGGAGGTGCTGCATATCGGTGGCAAGGTCAACATCGTAATAACAGACAATCGTTCCTTTTGCCTCGCGGATCGCCCGGTTCAGGGCTGTACCTCTTCCAAGACGGGTGTCGCTGTGAAATAACCGGATTTTCGGGTTCTTCGTTCCGAATTCACGTACATATTCTGCGCTGCCATCGGTGCTTCCGTCTTCGGCAACGATGATCTCAAAATCGTCGGTTATCTTTGCGAGCGTTTCAAGGGATACCGGCAAGGCAGCTTCCAGTGACGGGCGGTCGTTGAAGACCGGGATAATCGCAGTAACAGACGGGGCGCTCATGGGTGATCCTGCTCCTGCTTCAGGATATATTCTGCAACATGGTTACCTGCCCGGACCGATCCTTCCATGCTTCGCTCCGGGTAGTTCTCCTCTGAAAACATACCCGCCAGGTAGATCCCGTGTTTTTCATAGGCCGGGATCAGGGAGCGGTACCCGGTTACATACACCGGCCCGGCCCACGGGTCAACGGCCATTCTGCTCCAGTGTATCTCGGAGGGGGCAAGACCGAACCGGGAACAGAAATCGTCCAGCATCCTCTGATCGAGACGTGCGGGAACGGTCCCGCTGAAATAGGATGCAAGATACACGAGATGCTCCCCGTATCTCTCCTTTGGTATGAAATTGGTATGGGAGATCACCGCTCCGTACGGGCTTTCATCCTTCATATTCGTCCAGTAAATCCCCTTTGTCACGTCGCGTTCAATACCGAGTGTCATACATGCGGCACCCTGGTACGGGATCTCCGGGAAGGGAAGTCCGGTCAGCCTGCCCAACTCGGGAAGCGATACCGTCGAGATCACCCTGTCCACCGGTTCGTCATTGATGGTCCAGCCCCCTTCTTTTTTCATAAGGGAAGTAACCGGTGCCTGGAGGTGTACGGTCCCGCCTTTTTTGAGGATCGATGTCTCCAGTGCATCGACAATCTGGTGGAACCCCCCGTTCAGGTAGCCCAGATGTTCTCCGGCAACACCCCGGTCGGAACGGATGGCGATCCGGCTGATGAGCCATGCCGCAGATACCTGGGAGCGGTTTTTCCCGAACTTGCTCTTGAGCAGGGGTTCAAAGAATGCGGAATAGATCCGGGGTCCCAAATGTTCGATGATATAGGTCTCGGCGGAAATATCGTCAAGAGCGGCAAGGTCGGTCTTTCGTGACTTCAGGGTGAGAAGGGCGAGTCGTGCTTTTTCAGGGATCGAGAGTTCCGGCCAGCGCAGGATCTCCATGGGGGTTGTAAGCGAGTAGAGGGTATTTCCTGAATAATAGCCGGTACTTCCCTTCTGCCATTCGAGCCGGTCCCATAACCCTAGTTCGCGAAGCAGGGAAAAAAGCTGTTCGTCCCCGGAAAAACAGTGGTGGTAGAATCGTTCAATCCAATAAGTATCGATATGGTATGATGAGAGGCAGCCTCCCAGAAACGGCATTTTCTCAAAGAGGATAACCTCGTGATCTCTGGCAAGAATGTTGCCGGCAACAAGCCCGCTTAAACCTCCGCCGAGTATTCCTATTTTCATAGTGTAGTACCTTAATTATTTGTCCGGGTGTCCCTGAAAAAGGCTCCGTATCCCCACGTACCAAAACGGCAGAGAGCAGGTTAGGTCAGGGCAAGAAAGTTTTTGTAGTGTAGGATTGAAAGTTCATAAAACAAAGGACTTAAAAGAATTAAAAGGAAATACTTATCGTCAGCCCTTTGGATGGTGTACATTAGATGCGGGTATTTTTCATAGGATTTGGCCAGGCGGGGGGGAAGATTGTCGACATGTTCATCGAACAGGACAGGAAGCTTGGCACCAACAGTTTCAGGGGGATCGCTGTCAATACCGCACGGACCGATCTGATGGGCTTAAAAAATATCGAGATGAAAGACCGCATCCTCATTGGCCAGACACTTGTCAAAGGGCATGGTGTGGGTACCGACAACGTAACCGGCGCCCGTGTCACGGCCGATGAGATCGACAGTATCATCAATGCAGTCGACACACGGGGCACGCACGATATCGATGCCTTTGTCATTGTTGCAGGTCTTGGCGGGGGAACCGGTTCCGGGGGTTCCCCGGTGCTTGCCCGCCACTTAAAAAGAATCTACCGGGAACCGGTGTATGCACTGGGGATTATCCCGGCCCCCGAGGAAGGACGTCTCTATTCCTACAATGCGGCCCGCAGTCTTACCACGCTGGTAAACGAGGCAGATAACACCTTTATTTTCGATAACAGCGCATGGAAGAACGAAGGAGAAAGCGTCAAGAGTGCATTCCAGCGCTTAAACAATGAAGTAGTCAGGAGATTTGCGGTCCTTTTCCGTGCAGGTGAAGTAGGGAAGGCCGGCATTGGTGAAATGGTTGTTGATTCCAGTGAGATTATCAACACCCTCCGTGGCGGAGGCATCACGTCCGTTGGGTATGCAATCAGTGAAGTGCTGAGCACGCGTACAAAGCAGCAGAAGGGGATCTTT contains:
- a CDS encoding NAD(P)/FAD-dependent oxidoreductase; protein product: MKIGILGGGLSGLVAGNILARDHEVILFEKMPFLGGCLSSYHIDTYWIERFYHHCFSGDEQLFSLLRELGLWDRLEWQKGSTGYYSGNTLYSLTTPMEILRWPELSIPEKARLALLTLKSRKTDLAALDDISAETYIIEHLGPRIYSAFFEPLLKSKFGKNRSQVSAAWLISRIAIRSDRGVAGEHLGYLNGGFHQIVDALETSILKKGGTVHLQAPVTSLMKKEGGWTINDEPVDRVISTVSLPELGRLTGLPFPEIPYQGAACMTLGIERDVTKGIYWTNMKDESPYGAVISHTNFIPKERYGEHLVYLASYFSGTVPARLDQRMLDDFCSRFGLAPSEIHWSRMAVDPWAGPVYVTGYRSLIPAYEKHGIYLAGMFSEENYPERSMEGSVRAGNHVAEYILKQEQDHP
- a CDS encoding dolichyl-phosphate beta-glucosyltransferase, with amino-acid sequence MSAPSVTAIIPVFNDRPSLEAALPVSLETLAKITDDFEIIVAEDGSTDGSAEYVREFGTKNPKIRLFHSDTRLGRGTALNRAIREAKGTIVCYYDVDLATDMQHLPELVAAIENGADIATGSRLLPKSDIKRTGGREIASRSYNFLVRTILGSRLFDHQCGFKAFNKATILPVLPTIRSNHWFWDTELLVRAQKAGFTVTEFPVKWRAGKGTTVRVKDVFGMGSAILQLWWQIHVSKD
- a CDS encoding lysylphosphatidylglycerol synthase transmembrane domain-containing protein, which codes for MYRKISAILIPSLIAIGILAYMLYMVWDNLIVSLQHIVPAYFVLAVLICLAAWWLRGWRYHRILLGLNYRVKVAVATACVFVSQTVNLIVPARLGDFVRIFILKHEYKTTYSEGISSIVVERVFDIITVALLGAIAFFFIPNVPDWIDLYILIPLVIGGVFFIFLIFVGKLTTTNKYVRYFLTMLDEIRRASLNLSSIVILSFSSIVIWILDILVCFCVVLMFGQQISFAIVVLAIVIGNLVKAIPITPGGIGTYEFAVAATLGIAGVPYATAVSIAIIDHELIKNLITAIGGIVSIKYLGSDWVISTIKTALNEKLGGGKAPDS
- a CDS encoding tubulin/FtsZ family protein, with the protein product MRVFFIGFGQAGGKIVDMFIEQDRKLGTNSFRGIAVNTARTDLMGLKNIEMKDRILIGQTLVKGHGVGTDNVTGARVTADEIDSIINAVDTRGTHDIDAFVIVAGLGGGTGSGGSPVLARHLKRIYREPVYALGIIPAPEEGRLYSYNAARSLTTLVNEADNTFIFDNSAWKNEGESVKSAFQRLNNEVVRRFAVLFRAGEVGKAGIGEMVVDSSEIINTLRGGGITSVGYAISEVLSTRTKQQKGIFGELRDNLKDKLGTKKETNEEVLMGEDRSAKIVGLVRRAMLGRLTLPCDYSTAERALVLIAGPPDEMDRKGVEKAKSWVEENIAGVEVRGGDYPVNSEYVAAVVMLATVGNAPRIKELLDIAKETKEEVIKSKEKKSNMFEESVEPLFE